A window of Anabas testudineus chromosome 7, fAnaTes1.2, whole genome shotgun sequence genomic DNA:
ttttgctCATTCATGTGCAGCACATTAAATaatctcttctgtgtgtgtctgagaaacATCTGTGTTAccaagggaaaaaaataaaccctAATGAATCAGCAATGGTTTGTTCCAGAGTCACATGTCCAACATCACATGATGGAGGGAGAGTTGAGGACAATAGAATAAGTCTCTCTACTGTGAGTTGATCACAGTCATGTAGTGAAGGTCCTAACACAGCTGTAATGTCGACTGTGTTACCAGTGTTAACCTATTTAACACCTGATTAACATCACTGACAATGTTGTTATGTTATTGTCATCATTCATagtcacatcacatcatatGTTGTTAACTAGATAATAATTACAAAGAAACACGATTTACCTCAGAAGGAATAAACATAACTGAGGAAATGTGAGTTACCTGATATGAAACAGAGTGATTTGGGTTTTAGGGACAAGTGTTGACCTGCTGTGAGAAGCAGAACCAGCACAGAGATCAGCGTGAAGCTGCTGgtcctgaaaaacaaagtatGAAGATGAAATACAATCATTAGCTGGATGAGTTGGGAAAGTGTCGTCGTAGAGAGAAGTCAGCTGTTGTAATGTAATTCGATTGTGGCCCCCAACTCATTTTTGGATAAGTGTTCTTAGACTTGCAGACCGGATGTAGTGTTCTTCATACAAGTGACATATTTAAACCTTCACTATTTAAACCTGAGAgttgttcttttcctgtttcagtCTGATGCTTTGCTGTATTTGCAGCATTGGAGAAAACATCTGAGCTGCAGCATTAGTACCAGAGAGACTCATCATTATCAATCATTAAAGACACTGGGTTCTTTGTCCCATCAGAGACGACTGACGTTTTGTGCAGCTGTGCATGTTCTTGTCCGTTAGTGATAGAGTTCAGTGATCTGCTCCATTAATGGTGTGACTGGGTACAAAGCAGAGACTCCCTCTTCCTGaggagagaagcagaaacacCATCACAGTGGGATCCGACGTGATTCTTAAATTGATTAAGGAGAGTTCTCTAAACCGTGTGTCCACGGTCCGTGATTAGTTCAAATAAAGATTTGTTTACAGTTTCAGTCTGAACTTCATGCTGAATTTGATGAGTGAGCAGATTTCATAGCGCTGAAGAAGCATTGTCACCAtattaactttttgttttccacttaAGAGTTTGGTCCATGTGTGTAAAACCTCAACTGATCTGTTAAAAGGACGGTGAAGTCGCTTTGTGGCCACAGCAGCTACAAACTGGAACTGTGAACCAAACTAAATGGAGCTGCATGTAGAGAGGCTGATAATGAATCAAGAAGACCACCATGAACATCCAGACTGAAGCAAGATGGTAGAAACAGAGAGACCAGAAAACTGATGAATAGACCAGAAACAGATGAGACCAGAAAACTGAGGTAATATAAGTGAAGTTGATTTTCTTCAGTCAGTCCTTTATTGatgtaaacaaattaaaagctcGAACATAAATTCAATTCTGTCTTCTTGAACCACAAAGAATATTGTGCTGTGTTGAACTGAATGTTACAGGACATTATTAATGATCATATTAGTGCATTTAGAAACAAGTGTTAGAGTTTCTAATTCAAGGTTAGAGTATGTTTTGTTAGTATTCAGAGTATTCCTCTACCTcatttgaattaattaattacacaaTTATCAGTACAGTATCAGGTTTAGGgtccaaatatgttttttatagcACTGCATATTGCCAACAATGTCAATAACAcctagttttatatttttttttaacacatgaTCAGAAAGCTTTTGAAGCTTTTCTTACTTCTCACACAGTTCAACTCAACTCACAGAGCCACATTTCCAATCATACCTTTACAAAaaagtttttgtctttaataaataggtttataaaaaaagaataaaaaacattagaaaaataGATTATTCCATAATGGTCTCCTGATGGAATCCATATGTATGTTCTTAATGTGTAAAGTTCCAGGAGTTGTTCTCCTTCCCGTTCATGTCCTGTTTCAGTCTGATgtccagaaacagaaaaaggcCGGAGTTTTGTTAAATGCAGCGTGTTGTCTGTGTTGATGACTGagtctgtgtgttagtgtgagaGTTTAGTGATCTGCTCCATTAGTCTGTTACAGAGTAGGTACAAAATATTTCCAAACTCCAAATTTCACTCTTGTTTTGAGCTTAAGTTTCCCATTTGAGCTCCATCATCTGTTTGTAGACCATTTTTTCTCGCACATGACaaagcaaatgcaaaaactAAGACCATTGAAAAAAAGCATGTCCCACAGATTGTCCCAattctttttcttgtttgtaaACTGTGATCTTCACATTCAGCATCCGTTGAAGTTGTTCCTGGTTTTAACAGTTGAaggttttttgtttcacatctgaaatgacagagagatgttttgtccatttgtaggatctgtgtgaatttactgctgctgtaagaAACCAGGTTTGTCCACGACTGATGTGAAGcttcacttactgtgtgtgtggaagacAAGATGGAAATGTTCCATCTGAAAATGATCCATCACTGCAGTCAGAGCACACAGAGTCTGTGGAGGCTGttcctggacacacacaggttacaCAGTCAGTTAGAGATAACGTTTCATTAAATGTGAGTTGGTATTAGACGCTGACAATTCAAAATACATCAATGTGGAACTTTAAAAGTTTGatctatttataataatattttgaatttttctttttctcttggaGTGTGAATATTTGACCACCTGGCCACAAATAAAGAGCACTTACTACTGCAGAACACAGAATAACAGCACAAAACCATTGATACGCTGAAGCTCTGTGgtttcagggttcagtgtccaCTGACATTGAGGGAAACCAAGAGTTGAATCATGTATCTTGCAATTTGTAGACGACTGTTGATGTTGTCATTAAGTTACATGCACTCACTGACacctgtttgtatgtgtttatgccTTTTTAGTATTTGAGGAGGATAGGAGTCCCCGAGACCTTTCATAAGAATGTAGATTCTGCAGAGACATGTATGACATCAACATTAGTTTCACTGGAAAACGAAAACCTACATTTAGGCTGATTTAAAGATCAGACTTGTTGTTATAAGACCCCCAGAATTAAAGGCCTTGTTTCACATGAGAACTTTCAGACAAAGCACAAACTCaatttttacaaaaaataaaaacctataGTTCATGTAAAAACCAAACTCATTTATGTCCAACATGGACATAGAATTAAACAGGTTTTTTGTGCACTTAAATGTTATCAGTTTAacctcacattttaaaaatgagtcaGCACAAGAAAACCAACCTTTCTGACTGATGTACTGTCCTGGTTCACAacgtttgtgtttctgtgctgctccaCATCCGTTATCTGACGGCTCCACACAGTAAAATCCTTCCAGTGGTTCACAAAGTGTATCAGAAGATGTTGTACACAAACTCTTTATCTTCAAACCAGAACCTGTAAAGACATGTAGAGACAAGAAACATGTTTCATCTGCTAAAGACCAGCGAGTTGTTCCTTCTAACTTCATAAACTAGAAAATAAGGGTTATAATTATATGACATCTTTAGAAAATGCTATATAGCAATTTATGAATACATtgaaaacatctgcagtttGATGACCCACTACATGTGTAGTAAAGTCACTAAAATGGGTCTCTGCACTGTCACCGTCTCAGTTCAGACACTGTGGGAAGTAATAAGCTAACTTAAAGTACTGTCTTTAAATCTAAGCTTCTTGGTTAGATTGATTTTTCCCAGTGGACATTGAACTGTACATCTTCTCTCAGCACATCTAACATTGAACTTTTAACAATCATCATAATCAATATTTATGTCATCACTGCTTACTGAACTGCAACTGTTACAGATCTATTTTATCCTTCTTTAAATTAGATCAGGTTtttgaagttgtgtttgtgtagtacTATTCTGGTTGTAgttcttttctttcctattgaacagagagcagctgtaactgGGATTATTACGTGTTTTGAATCTAGTAGGAATGACTAATAATTAGGAAACGTCAGAAGAAATCTACCTGCATCACACTGTGAACatggaaaacactgtttaaGTCCAGTAGGTTGATTCATGTAGGTTCCCTCCACACATGGCAGACAGGAAGTGCTAATAAACTCTGTACAATCGGTTCTAACTCGACTTCctgttgaaaagaaaatcacagatttaaaaaagtaTGATTAACACCAACATAACAAAGATGTAACTTCTACAGTGAAATGTTCCTTTATCAAACTGTTGGATCTTACCAGGAAGACACATAGGACAGCACTGATTTCCTGTCTGATACTCTGCTTGATGACATGTGAGTGTTTGTCCACTGAAGACTTTTATCATTAGAATCtgtgagaagaagaacagagtttagtttaaatgaaaCCTGGTTTAAATTCTGAGTCTGTCAAGAACTGATCTGAGTGactccagcagagaaaaatcaacttaaagaaaagatgaacagaaacacGATGAGGTGGAAAAGAAGGAGCTGAGAGAtaaaggaagtggaggaggacgctgaaggaaacaggagagaagagacCAGAGGAGACAAAGGGGAAAAGAATCTTATGAGATATTTTACAACTCTGCTTTATTTCAGGATCATTTTGAAGAATATTTCTATCCACAAACCAGAGTTGTAATTTCCATCAATGTATAAATATCACTGATATTTTCTCAATTTaggaaaaatagaaaattcAACCTGTGTTTTATTACCTGAACTAATATTACATTAGTCAAAGTCAAAACTTGAGTTACTGCTGACATCATCCATGTTTTTCCTTAAAGATCATGAGCCTCTGAACGTGATGCACGTGAAATAACATCTAGCAAcaaaacagtaataatatttattataatcaATAATTCTACTAATAATTCTACACATAATGAAAActgtgttaattaaaaatattttgacaaaGACTCAGAGTGAGAAAAGAAGTGCAAGTATTAGTGTAGTATGAAGATCAGAGATGGTGCAGAGGAGATTAGACTGGAAATACTTAGTTGTACTAAGTAATTTAGAGCAATAAACTATTTTACCAACAAATATGCAGCAGTCAGAAGTTTCCTTCTGAAAGTCATTATAAAGAGCAGGTTGATGAAGATGTGATGATCCAAATCAGAAGAGCGACATCTGGAAACAGATGGAATTCATATTAAACTGCactaaatatattaataatatagataataaacaggaagaaaccacATGAGGCCCAGCACTGAGGAAAaggcttttttaaataaaacagaataaaataagatgAATAAAGACACTTTACATCCTTCACCTTATTAATAAGTTTATAATTTTTTAACATAAAGCTTCACACCTCAAAGCCATGTGCTCATTCCATGTTTGCAACATGTACAagtattttatcattattatttacagttaatGCTTCATGAAGCTTCGTCTCGACAATTTCAGGGAGGATTTAGTGATGGACAAATGATACAGAGACTTCAGAGTTTGTATAAAAACACCAGAGTCAAATAACTGATGTCGCTGTTTCTCTTCGCGCTTCATTCCTTTAAAATGTCTCGAAGTTTTATTGGCTCcgtgtgttttaatgttttctgagCCAGTGACAGATTTAAGTGTTCGGTTCTGTACCAGCTGTTTAAGATGCATAATTATGCTTCAAAATGATGTTATGAAGAGACAGAGATTTGGAGAGTGAGAGTATTTTCATAGTAGTTTCATTTcccaaaatataataaacatattttattgtaaagactatataatcattatttggtatgaatgaacaaaaccCTCCTCATTCTTCATTTGTCCACAACTAGGaagatttaatttaacatgttttaataattaaactcTCCCATCAGcgtttttactttaactttcaCTCCTGGTAACAAATTCACGATGTTAAACCTTCATTCCTCTCATTTCTTAAGCTCAAATCTTTCCCCCCAGTTACTCAGAGTATAAACAtttatcaaacatgtttttattctatttaacGTAAAACTGTTTCTtacttttagtgtttttaaaagtggaagtctcctcctcccccttctccGCTTCTTCTTCCGACCTcgccctcctcttcttcttcttcttcttcttcttcttcttcgtggTATTTTTCGCAGTTGGTTCAAGAGCGCCACCAACTGGACGATCGGAGCATTTTTCGTTTTCCAATATCTAACCTCATGTAAATCACATCAAACGAAAACTAAATCTCCACAGATCTGTTCACTTCAGATCAACTTTTCACTAATCACCCAAGTAGCCAGATAAATGTTAACTGTTACTTTAGTTAGTTAAATGTTGATTTCCTGTCATTTAACACAGGTTCATTCTATAATTTAGGGTAAATGTCAGGTCCATGGGCTgaatttatcatttttacatgtttatacTTAAAGCAATGATCTGTTTTATATTGGGCCAAAATTCTATGATTTATTTTGCTAAAAATCGCTCTATtgcaattttctgtttttgcttaGTCCGATTTTCTAAATTTAGGATTTAGCTGTGGAAGGGTTTTTACCCCTCCTCTTCTATATTTTATCAATATTATTTAGTTGACATGAATCATGTTAATTAATTGTAAACTGTGTTAGCGAAATATTCTTGTAAACTTGCTTTAGatgttaaattaacaaatatgtgAGGAAAGTATCAAGGTGATGTGGCGAGTGGTCACCGGTCTGCTGTTAGCACAAGGTCTTAAAATGGCCAAACTGCGTTACCTGTTGACAGGGATTAACATTATGATAATGTTAGCAGTCCTTTGTCAGAATTTATGCTCATATTTGGTGATGTCAAAAAATACAGTTACTATAGTACTTACATAGTAACTGCCTAACTCAATACAGGCAGAAAGGCAATTTCTATCCATTTTGTACTAAGCTGCACTAGTCGGTGTTGAAATCAGGCACCTGAAACTTTCTCGAAACAAGTCACAGGAAGGATGGAACTGGAGGTCTATCCTATTCTAGGAGACCACTGACAGGCTCGTCAGTCATGGTGAGTGCACAGACTGTCACAGGGTCAGGATCAGACACTATAACCAGGGATGACTCAAAAGACAGAATAAGTTAAAATGGTTTattacaaaagagaaaattaatgTGAGGAGGtccagtgatgtcacagctgGAGAGGGGTGACTTCGGATGTGGGTGGAGGTCtatgagaggagacagagttacagaATTACACAGTAGAATACTGATGTAATGAGAAGAGTTTATAACCTGACTGGGAGCAGTGAGGTGAACTAGGAAGGGAGGAGTGACGATGATCCAGAAGTGGTGTAGAGGTGAAAGGAAGTCAATGTGCAAGATGGCCGGTGTGGATTGATGAGTACATGGAACTAAGAGAAGCAGTTGGAAACAGAATCTCCTTGGGCACAGGGCAAAAGACtaatgaattgaattaatgGGTGGTTACAAGAGTGAGCAAGGGAACTATAGAGGTTAGGAGAATACACTCACAGTACTGGAGGTTCAGGCAGAGATGGATCCAGATGATACAGAGTGTGGGTCCCATCCTGGGAAGGCAGAATAAGGAAGAGCAGAGCTCAGGTAGGATAACACTCAGGGTACTGGAGGTTTAGGCAGAGGGCAAATGATACAGAGGCTTCATTCCTTCAAAAGGTTTCAAAGCTTTTTATTGGCTCATTGTGTTTCAGTGCATTCTAAGCCAATGACAGCTCGacaggttttacagattttGGTGGTTTGGTGCTATACAAGCTATGTAAAATGCATCATTATGCAGTGAGACAGATTTGGAGAGTGAGTATTTTTTCAGTACCGgtatttaaatgttaagtaCCTCCAATAAGCGACGAtctaaagtttgggatcattttgatctCATTACCACCAGATAAGGTATAATACAGTTTATGGCAGATATTTTTATGATTCCCTAAtagaattgtatttttaatatttaaatgggTGTTTGCTCTACACACAAGAGTTGTCttacagcaacaacacatcatctgtGCTGTGACACTTGCGTGCCAGGCATGATGACAGCGAACCAGTGACCCTGACACTGGAACACTGGAAATCCTGACAGTAAgctaaatataaagataaaCAGTTTGAACTCCTTGCCAGAAAGTCTCCTCGCAGTCCCATCAACCATGCGCATTCACCAAGTCTTGACGTTTGCAACGGATTGGCATCAACTACTTTTTCTCGCCACGACAGGATGAAATCCTTTGGTATTTGCATGAAGATGTCATCAGGATGATTCCTCCTCCAACATCATATAGAGATCGACAGGTCCATATGGTCAAAGATCTCAGACATTTGAATTGTCTGAACTCAAAAACAATACAGAAGAGCAAAAGTAACAGAACATAAAACTTACAACAAGTTAGAAgttagttaaaatgttttttgaatgagaagaagaaacagaataagaaatgatgatgaaatacaATTGGAAATTGGAATACAGTCGGAAAATAACACCACAGACACTATGGATTAAACCTGTTCCATGAATTATTATCCATTGTTCTAATGATTTCTGATAATGAGATCAAGTAATCTTTTCAGTTGCTCACATTATCTTTATTGCATGACAATTAATGTTTCTACCAATGTGTTAACTgtgttacatgtgttttttgtgtcataaatcttttaaatgttggctaaactgcaacaaaaaagaTTCGGGGTATCtctgaagacaaaaaagaagaagttgtTATGATACCTTGCCACAGAATGTTCATTATAGAGCTCAAAGTTAATATTTTTAACAGTTAGACAGACAATCTTAAAACAACTGGATAATAgactaaaacacacaataataGAGATAAATATCTCAAAAGTAATTAAACCTTAAGCTTGGCAATACATGAATTTAGCACATTAAGTTTGTATATTACAAAAACATCTAGTGtaacaatcaaaataaaaaaacactgatttactaACTTTTTAGTTGATATGAATTGTTCCCTAAATTATAGAATGAGCCCGTCAAAGGATTTCTTcttaaagtaattttaaatagTGGCAGGCTAGAGGTTTAATAAGTGTAAGACATCATGTCACTGAGAACGGAGATGAGTTGATTATAGAAACATTAATGTTCCACCAGTAGAtcctctgtgttctgtttcagCTGTTGATCTCGTCCATGAagtctgttttcagtctgatgttctGATCCAACTGGGACCAGGAGAGAGATTCAACAGTCTGAACGTCCAGTTACTGCAGTGAACTGAGTTGTTCAATTAATCTTTAATCCAAGTTGTCTGATGCTGAGGAGAAAAATCTAtttactaaaagaaaaaacttttgtacagtaatctagccacaggggttgcaagccagtgacttctgtgccggtcccaagcccggataaatagagagggttgcgtcaggacGGGCATCCGAAAACAACCATGCGAATCGTCCACAAGACTTCGAGTCTTGTCGAcggcccgggttaacaacgactgCCAtcgatgctgttaacctacagggtgccggtggaaatttgactactgttggtcgaagaaagaggggaggcagaagagtttgtggtcagagagagaagggaaaaggcaggagcataggtttgagaatagggactcttaactttggcacaatgacagggaaaggcagagagctggcagacatgatggagagaaggaaggtagatgttctgtgtgtgcaggagacaaggtggaagggcagcaaggcacgtagcatcggaggaggatacaaactgttctaccatggtgttgataggaagagaaacggggtaggagtgatcctgaatggggagtttgtgaacaatgttctagaggtgaaaagagtctcagacagagtgatgagcctaaagctagaaattgaaggggtgatgatgaatgtagtcagtgggtatgctccacaggttggctgtgagttagaagagaaggagagattctggagtgagtttgatgaggtcatagagagtatccccagaggagagagagttgttgttggagcagacttcaatgggcatgttggtgaggacaacagaggtgatgaggaggtgatgggcaggtttggtgtgaaggaaaggaatctggaaggacagatggtggtggactttgctaagaggatggaaatggctgtagtcaacacttactaccagaagcgagaggaacatagagtgacatacagaagtggaggtaggagtacacaggtggactacatcctatgtagacgaggtcatttgagagaggttagtgactgcaaagtggtggtaggagagagtgtagccagacagcaccgcatggtggtgtgcaagatgactctggaggtcaggaagaagaaaagagggaagtcagagaagaagaccaagtggtggaagttaaagaatgaagaaacttgtgaggaattcagacagaagttgagacaggttcttggtggtcaggatgagcttccagatgactgggaaactacagcagaggttatcagggaaacgggtaggaaggtgctaggtgtgtcatctggaaagaggaaagaaggtaaagacacttggtggtggaatgaggaagtacaggaatgcgtccagaggaagaggttagctagaaggaagtgggatgtagaaaggactgaggaaagtagacaggagtacaaggaagcgcagcgtagagtgaagagggaggtggcaaaggccaaacagaaagcttacgatgagctgtatgacaggttagacacaaaggaaggaggagtgcttaggagaggcagcagtggagtttctaaccagtttgttcaataggattctagagagtgagaagatgcctaAGGATTGGAGGAGAtgcgttctggttccgatcgTTAAGAACAAGagtgacacgcagaactgcagcaactacagaggaataaagttgatgagccacacaatgaagctgtgggaaagagtagtggaagccaggcttaggaagaaggtggagatttgtgagcagcagtatggtttcatgccccgtaagagcaccactgatgccatttttgctttgagaatgttgatggaaaagtacagagatggtcagaaggagctgcattgtgtctttgtagatttagagaaggcgtatgacagggtgccgagggaggagctgtggtactgtatgaggtcgtcgggagtggcagagaagtacgtcagactagttcaggacatgtatgagagaagtatgacggtggtgagatgtgctgtaggtcagacagaggagttcaaggtgcaggcaggttggagcgggtggaggaaagtgtcagcaagactcaaggtaaaggtgtacaagacagtggtgagaccagctctgctctatgggttagagacggtagcagtgagacagagacaagaggctgagatggaggtagcagagatgaagatgttgaggttctccttaggagtgaccaggttagacagaataaggaacgagtacatcagagggacggctcacgttgcctgtgttagcgacaaagtcagagaggccagactgaggtggtttggacatgtgcagaggagggatagtgaatatattggtagaaggatgttggagatggagctgccaggcaggaggacaagaggacgaccaaggaggagatatatggatgtcttaacagaggacatgaggttggctagtgttagggtagaagatgttcatgatagagtgaggtggaaaaggatgattcgctgtggagacccctgatgggaaaaggtgaaagagaagaaaaaaatcttttgtaCAGTAAAGACGTCACAGAGGTATGTGAGACAGTTAGAATGAAGAATACACTGGTGTCttacctgctgctgttcagtcCTGATTCAAAGGGATCTGTATCTCTGGATTTGTTTcctttgtaataaaatataaaaaagaatcaTGTAATAGTTCAGATAAACTCAAACTGTTTCCATCTCCTACAGTTTGAATGTTACAGTTTCAAACTGAGAGTAACAAACATACCCCTTTGAGAATGACTTGATCTTCTTCTCGGTTTAtaaaaaaactgagaagaaaatttcaaacaaacttctcaggaccattattttctctcacacaagcaacagaggaaaaactcagaGAGTCTAACATGCAGGTCTTTTTATAGATTGAAGATTAAAGGAaggttttttcctgtttgtaaaTGAAGACAACAATGGTAGTTGTGACGTAAAGTTGATTCTCGTCTCGAGGTGAATTTGATGCCGGAGCATTCTCTCTGACTTCGTAAGATAAAAGTCTGGTTCAATATCTCAC
This region includes:
- the LOC117152799 gene encoding tumor necrosis factor receptor superfamily member 14-like isoform X3, encoding MTFRRKLLTAAYLLILMIKVFSGQTLTCHQAEYQTGNQCCPMCLPGSRVRTDCTEFISTSCLPCVEGTYMNQPTGLKQCFPCSQCDAGSGLKIKSLCTTSSDTLCEPLEGFYCVEPSDNGCGAAQKHKRCEPGQYISQKGTASTDSVCSDCSDGSFSDGTFPSCLPHTQCETKNLQLLKPGTTSTDAECEDHSLQTRKRIGTICGTCFFSMVLVFAFALSCARKNGLQTDDGAQMGNLSSKQE